One Pseudomonas sp. MH9.2 DNA segment encodes these proteins:
- a CDS encoding acyltransferase: MKILALTHFRFTAAIIVVIFHFGRELNYLPGFLIRGPEMVTFFFVLSGFVLSIAYKGRIFSSTEFMFSRITRIAPAYFMALSLVVFSSYIQGKLYTSDFLLSIFFLQSWVPGYALVLNSPGWSLSVEMFFYVSFHFIFHFVNSNGRSVSVLCLQSFAVWLATQVIGAVILDGDWRGDNFLSYFPPMHLPGFILGIVGGKLFIEQPAFLKRFRGLGFVVACLLFCAVVLEYCQVINAYVNTANGLLSPVFLLLILVVAINNDELGFLKNRKMILLGEASYALYLFQVPVHGVLKRTVLPFIGNDTLSFLCYLVVLVLVSVSVHVFFEKPANRFFRSLIKN; this comes from the coding sequence ATGAAAATATTAGCGTTGACTCACTTTCGATTTACAGCAGCGATTATAGTCGTCATTTTTCACTTTGGTAGAGAATTGAACTATTTACCGGGTTTTCTTATTCGTGGTCCGGAGATGGTAACCTTCTTTTTTGTGCTCTCAGGGTTCGTATTGTCTATCGCTTATAAGGGTCGTATTTTTTCGTCTACAGAGTTTATGTTCAGCCGCATTACTCGTATTGCCCCTGCTTATTTTATGGCTTTGTCTTTAGTTGTTTTTTCGAGCTATATACAGGGTAAACTTTATACTTCTGATTTTTTGCTGAGTATTTTTTTTCTGCAATCATGGGTGCCCGGTTACGCTCTTGTATTAAATTCACCGGGCTGGTCGCTTTCGGTGGAAATGTTTTTTTATGTCTCGTTTCATTTTATATTCCATTTTGTGAATAGTAATGGGCGGTCCGTCTCTGTATTGTGTCTACAAAGTTTCGCTGTTTGGTTGGCTACTCAAGTGATCGGCGCAGTCATTCTGGATGGGGACTGGCGCGGTGATAATTTCTTAAGTTATTTTCCGCCGATGCATTTGCCAGGATTTATTCTAGGTATCGTAGGGGGTAAGTTATTTATAGAACAGCCGGCCTTTTTGAAACGGTTTAGGGGGCTTGGATTTGTAGTCGCATGCTTGCTTTTTTGTGCTGTTGTGTTGGAATACTGTCAGGTTATCAATGCATATGTAAATACAGCAAATGGTTTGCTTTCACCTGTTTTTCTATTGTTGATACTGGTGGTCGCAATTAACAATGATGAATTGGGTTTTCTTAAAAACAGGAAGATGATCTTGTTGGGCGAGGCGAGCTATGCATTGTACCTGTTTCAAGTTCCAGTGCATGGGGTTTTAAAGAGAACAGTGCTGCCTTTTATAGGTAATGATACGTTGAGTTTTTTATGTTATTTGGTGGTGTTGGTGCTGGTTTCTGTATCTGTGCATGTTTTTTTTGAAAAACCTGCTAATAGGTTTTTTAGGTCTCTTATTAAAAACTAA
- the rfbB gene encoding dTDP-glucose 4,6-dehydratase — MSKKILITGGAGFIGSALIRHILQTTDWQVVNIDNLTYAGNLESLAAVTGSPRYLFYQVDICNEAALDWIFSSFKPDAVMHLAAESHVDRSIDGPAAFIQTNIVGTYSLLEATRRYWNALPLAEQPTFRFQHISTDEVFGDLQGADDLFTESTPYAPSSPYSASKASSDHLVRAWYRTYGLPVLISNCSNNYGPYHFPEKLIPHIILNALAGKPLPVYGDGSQIRDWLYVDDHARALALVLSKGGVGETYNIGGHNEKPNLQVVETICALLDEFVPLSADGGTSRTYKELISFVKDRPGHDRRYAIDASKIQHELGWMPLETFESGIRKTVRWYLENPQWWHRVLNGEYQLGRIGD; from the coding sequence ATGAGCAAAAAAATCCTAATTACTGGCGGAGCAGGCTTTATTGGCTCGGCCCTAATACGGCATATTCTGCAGACCACTGATTGGCAAGTTGTTAATATTGACAATCTGACCTACGCAGGAAACCTTGAGTCTTTGGCTGCGGTGACCGGTTCCCCGCGTTACCTCTTTTATCAGGTTGATATTTGCAATGAGGCGGCACTTGACTGGATATTTTCCAGTTTTAAACCCGATGCGGTTATGCACTTGGCTGCCGAGAGTCATGTCGACCGTTCTATCGATGGTCCTGCGGCGTTTATCCAGACTAATATTGTAGGTACCTATAGCCTTTTGGAAGCGACCAGACGTTACTGGAACGCATTGCCGTTAGCTGAGCAGCCCACCTTTCGCTTTCAGCATATTTCCACAGATGAGGTTTTCGGTGACCTACAGGGGGCTGATGATCTGTTTACGGAAAGCACACCATACGCGCCCAGTTCACCTTATTCTGCGTCCAAGGCCAGCTCCGATCATTTGGTGCGTGCCTGGTATCGAACCTATGGCTTGCCAGTATTAATCAGTAATTGCTCGAATAACTATGGGCCCTACCACTTCCCAGAGAAGCTAATCCCCCACATTATTCTCAACGCTTTGGCGGGCAAGCCACTACCGGTTTACGGTGATGGCTCGCAGATTCGCGACTGGTTGTATGTGGATGACCATGCCCGGGCATTAGCTTTGGTGTTGAGCAAGGGAGGAGTAGGTGAGACCTACAATATAGGTGGACATAACGAGAAGCCCAATCTTCAGGTGGTAGAGACAATCTGCGCGTTACTGGATGAGTTTGTGCCTCTGAGTGCCGATGGCGGCACGTCACGCACTTATAAAGAGCTGATAAGTTTCGTCAAGGATAGGCCCGGCCATGATAGGCGCTATGCGATAGATGCGTCGAAAATCCAGCACGAACTGGGTTGGATGCCGCTGGAAACTTTTGAGAGCGGTATTCGGAAGACAGTGCGGTGGTATCTGGAAAACCCTCAGTGGTGGCATCGCGTACTCAACGGTGAATACCAGTTGGGCCGAATTGGCGATTAA